A region from the Acyrthosiphon pisum isolate AL4f chromosome A1, pea_aphid_22Mar2018_4r6ur, whole genome shotgun sequence genome encodes:
- the LOC100162364 gene encoding proclotting enzyme codes for MKSSGPDRPYEQLSRLYRNHFRLPLRLQATTVLLLLLHFVSSTSALRNELYRETYTDDAVILEAYPADEGRDVNQHHDTMTSNSGNGPQSVDGISTNRASRTKRQGSWTMVSGPCLTSRGTLGKCTSFRSCFPYIKVPNFQYWDSWMAGMYDTCTYISTDHKQMFGVCCDHPSFIGESHKEEGMRPPPSMVMPPNWPPPLPTHPPDHTIPPIPTHPPQTQPPMQPSPPQQPTIPPWPPQQPSIPAWPPQQRPPYDHQNVTTTTQHNKPTTTTTTSTTPSYVDNEGGYDFQCGLKNGPQDQERIVGGQNADPGEWPWIVAIFNSGRHFCGGSLIDDTHVLTAAHCVAHMSSWDVARLTANLGDYNIKSKSDVKHLERKIKRVVRHKGFDQRTLYNDIALLTLDKPVKFDKQVHPICLPTSRSMYAGQTATVIGWGSLRESGPQPAVLQKVTVPVWTNQECKYKYGNAAPGGIVDHFLCAGKAARDSCSGDSGGPLMLNDGKWTQVGIVSWGIGCGKGQYPGVYTRVTSFMNWITKNLKT; via the exons ATGAAGTCTTCCGGGCCGGACCGGCCATATGAGCAGCTTAGCAGACTTTATCGCAATCATTTCCGCCTGCCTCTGAGGCTGCAGGCCACCACCGTCTTATTGCTGCTCCTGCACTTTGTCTCTTCGACCTCGGCCCTGAGGAATGAATTGTACCGCGAGACTTACACCGACGACGCGGTCATACTCGAAG CATATCCTGCGGACGAGGGCCGCGATGTCAATCAACACCATGATACGATGACGAGTAACAGTGGTAACGGCCCCCAAAGCGTCGACGGCATCAGTACCAACAGGGCGTCGAGGACGAAAAGACAGGGTTCGTGGACGATGGTGTCGGGCCCGTGTCTGACGAGCAGAGGCACGCTGGGCAAGTGCACGAGTTTTCGGTCGTGCTTTCCGTACATCAAAGTGCCAAACTTTCAGTACTGGGACTCGTGGATGGCGGGAATGTACGACACGTGCACTTATATAAGTACCGACCACAAACAG ATGTTTGGCGTGTGCTGCGATCACCCGAGCTTCATCGGAGAGAGTCACAAAGAAGAAGGAATGAGACCACCCCCGTCGATGGTAATGCCACCAAATTGGCCACCACCTTTGCCAACGCATCCTCCAGACCACACTATTCCGCCGATTCCTACACATCCTCCGCAGACGCAACCACCAATGCAGCCATCGCCTCCACAGCAACCGACTATACCACCATGGCCTCCACAGCAACCGTCGATACCGGCATGGCCTCCACAGCAACGGCCGCCATACGATCATCAAAATGTCACTACTACTACCCAGCACAACAAACCTACCACCACAACCACCACCAGTACCACACCATCTTACGTGGACAATGAAGGGGGGTACGATTTTCAGTGTGGACTGAAGAACGGTCCGCAAGATCAAGAGAGGATCGTCGGTGGTCAAAACGCGGACCCCGGAGAATGGCCGTGGatc GTAGCTATATTCAACTCGGGCAGGCATTTTTGCGGAGGATCTCTAATCGATGACACACACGTGTTGACGGCAGCACATTGCGTTGCTCA CATGAGTTCGTGGGACGTAGCTCGTTTGACGGCAAATCTCGGagactataatatcaaaagcaAATCTGACGTGAAACATTTAGAGAGAAAAATCAAAAGAGTCGTTCGGCACAAAGGTTTTGATCAAAGAACTCTG TACAACGATATCGCGCTCCTGACCCTGGATAAACCAGTGAAGTTTGATAAACAAGTGCATCCAATATGTTTGCCGACGAGCAGATCTATGTACGCAGGGCAGACGGCCACAGTTATCGGCTGGGGCAGCTTGAGAGAGA GTGGTCCGCAACCGGCGGTTCTGCAGAAGGTCACTGTACCAGTGTGGACAAATCAGGAATGCAAGTACAAGTACGGAAACGCGGCCCCGGGTGGGATCGTAGACCATTTCTTATGTGCGGGAAAAGCAGCAAGAGACTCTTGCAGT ggCGACAGCGGAGGTCCTCTGATGCTCAACGATGGTAAATGGACCCAGGTGGGTATCGTCAGTTGGGGAATAGGATGCGGCAAAGGCCAGTACCCGGGAGTATACACCAGAGTTACGAGTTTTATGAATTGgattacaaaaaatttaaaaacgtaa